In the genome of Streptomyces pactum, one region contains:
- the gyrA gene encoding DNA gyrase subunit A: MADENTPTPAEASAAAAADGAAMRIETVGLETEMQRSYLDYAMSVIVSRALPDVRDGLKPVHRRVLYAMYDGGYRPEKGFYKCARVVGDVMGTYHPHGDTSIYDALVRLAQPWSMRMPLVDSNGNFGSPGNDPAAAMRYTECKMAPLAMEMLRDIDEETVDFQDNYDGRNQEPTVLPSRIPNLLVNGSAGIAVGMATNIPPHNLREVAEGAQWFLANPEASSEELLDALIERVKGPDFPTGALVVGRKGIEEAYRTGRGSITMRAVVEVEEIQGRQCLVVTELPYQVNPDNLAQKIADLVKDAKIGGIADVRDETSSRTGQRLVIVLKRDAVAKVVLNNLYKHTDLQTNFGANMLALVDGVPRTLSLDAFIRNWVTHQIEVIVRRTRFRLRKAEERAHILRGLLKALDAIDEVIALIRRSDTVEVAREGLMGLLQIDEIQANAILEMQLRRLAALERQKIVQEHDELQAKINEYNGILASPERQRQIISEELTAIVEKFGDDRRTQLVPFDGDMSIEDLIAEEDIVVTITRGGYVKRTKTDDYRSQKRGGKGVRGTKLREDDIVDHFFVSTTHHWLLFFTNKGRVYRAKAYELPDAGRDARGQHVANLLAFQPDERIAQILAIRDYEAAPYLVLATKSGLVKKTPLKDYDSPRSGGVIAINLREAADEEGGSDELIGAELVSADDDLLLISRKAQSIRFTATDESLRPMGRATSGVKGMSFREGDELLSMNVVRPGTFVFTATDGGYAKRTNVDEYRVQGRGGLGIKAAKIVEDRGSLVGALVVEEGDEILAITLGGGVIRTRVNEVRETGRDTMGVQLINLGKRDAVVGIARNAEAGREAEEVEGTDAAEAVEPGVTAEGAPPAAEETEE; encoded by the coding sequence ATGGCCGACGAGAACACCCCCACGCCTGCCGAGGCCTCCGCCGCCGCTGCCGCCGACGGCGCGGCGATGCGCATCGAGACCGTCGGGCTCGAAACCGAGATGCAGCGCTCCTACCTCGACTACGCGATGAGCGTGATCGTGAGCCGCGCGCTGCCCGACGTGCGCGACGGTCTGAAGCCGGTGCACCGCCGCGTGCTCTACGCGATGTACGACGGCGGGTACCGCCCGGAGAAGGGCTTCTACAAGTGCGCCCGTGTCGTCGGTGACGTCATGGGTACGTACCACCCGCACGGTGACACCTCGATCTACGACGCGCTGGTGCGGCTCGCCCAGCCGTGGTCGATGCGGATGCCGCTGGTGGACTCCAACGGCAACTTCGGCTCCCCGGGCAACGACCCGGCGGCCGCCATGCGGTACACCGAGTGCAAGATGGCGCCGCTGGCCATGGAGATGCTCCGGGACATCGACGAGGAGACCGTCGACTTCCAGGACAACTACGACGGCCGCAACCAGGAACCGACCGTCCTCCCCTCCCGCATCCCGAACCTGCTGGTCAACGGCTCGGCGGGGATCGCGGTGGGCATGGCGACCAACATCCCGCCGCACAATCTGCGCGAGGTCGCCGAGGGCGCCCAGTGGTTCCTGGCCAACCCGGAGGCGAGCAGCGAGGAGCTGCTGGACGCGCTGATCGAGCGGGTCAAGGGCCCCGACTTCCCCACCGGCGCGCTGGTGGTGGGCCGCAAGGGCATCGAGGAGGCGTACCGCACCGGGCGCGGCTCGATCACCATGCGGGCGGTGGTCGAGGTCGAGGAGATCCAGGGCCGCCAGTGCCTGGTCGTCACCGAGCTGCCGTACCAGGTCAACCCGGACAACCTCGCGCAGAAGATCGCCGACCTGGTGAAGGACGCCAAGATCGGCGGCATCGCGGACGTGCGCGACGAGACCTCCTCGCGCACCGGCCAGCGCCTGGTCATCGTCCTCAAGCGGGACGCGGTCGCCAAGGTCGTCCTCAACAACCTCTACAAGCACACCGATCTGCAGACCAACTTCGGCGCCAACATGCTGGCGCTGGTCGACGGCGTGCCGCGCACCCTGTCGCTGGACGCGTTCATCCGCAACTGGGTCACCCACCAGATCGAGGTCATCGTCCGCCGCACCCGGTTCCGGCTGCGCAAGGCCGAGGAGCGGGCGCACATCCTGCGCGGTCTGCTCAAGGCGCTGGACGCGATCGACGAGGTCATCGCGCTGATCCGGCGCAGCGACACCGTCGAGGTGGCGCGCGAGGGCCTGATGGGCCTGCTGCAGATCGACGAGATCCAGGCGAACGCGATCCTGGAGATGCAGCTGCGCCGGCTGGCCGCCCTGGAGCGCCAGAAGATCGTCCAGGAGCACGACGAGCTCCAGGCGAAGATCAACGAGTACAACGGGATCCTCGCCTCGCCCGAGCGGCAGCGGCAGATCATCAGCGAGGAGCTGACCGCGATCGTCGAGAAGTTCGGCGACGACCGGCGCACCCAGCTGGTGCCCTTCGACGGTGACATGTCCATCGAGGACCTGATCGCCGAGGAGGACATCGTCGTCACCATCACCCGGGGCGGCTACGTCAAGCGGACCAAGACCGACGACTACCGGTCGCAGAAGCGCGGCGGCAAGGGTGTGCGCGGCACCAAGCTGCGCGAGGACGACATCGTCGACCACTTCTTCGTCTCCACCACCCACCACTGGCTGCTGTTCTTCACCAACAAGGGCCGGGTCTACCGGGCCAAGGCGTACGAGCTGCCGGATGCCGGCCGGGACGCCCGCGGCCAGCACGTGGCGAACCTGCTCGCCTTCCAGCCGGACGAGCGGATCGCGCAGATCCTCGCCATCCGGGACTACGAGGCGGCCCCGTACCTGGTGCTGGCCACCAAGTCGGGCCTGGTGAAGAAGACGCCGCTGAAGGACTACGACTCGCCGCGCTCCGGCGGTGTCATCGCCATCAACCTGCGGGAGGCGGCCGACGAGGAGGGCGGCTCGGACGAGCTGATCGGCGCCGAGCTGGTGTCGGCCGACGACGACCTGCTGCTGATCAGCAGGAAGGCGCAGTCCATCCGGTTCACCGCGACCGACGAGTCGCTGCGGCCGATGGGCCGTGCCACCTCGGGCGTGAAGGGCATGAGCTTCCGCGAGGGGGACGAGCTCCTCTCGATGAATGTCGTCCGGCCCGGTACGTTCGTCTTCACCGCCACCGACGGTGGCTACGCCAAGCGCACCAATGTGGACGAGTACCGCGTCCAGGGTCGCGGCGGCCTCGGCATCAAGGCCGCCAAGATCGTGGAGGACCGGGGTTCGCTGGTCGGCGCGCTGGTCGTGGAGGAGGGCGACGAGATCCTCGCCATCACCCTCGGCGGCGGTGTGATCCGTACGCGGGTCAACGAGGTCAGGGAGACGGGCCGTGACACCATGGGCGTCCAACTGATCAACCTGGGTAAGCGCGACGCCGTCGTGGGGATCGCCCGGAACGCCGAGGCGGGCCGCGAGGCCGAAGAGGTCGAGGGGACCGACGCGGCGGAGGCG